The following are encoded in a window of Amaranthus tricolor cultivar Red isolate AtriRed21 chromosome 2, ASM2621246v1, whole genome shotgun sequence genomic DNA:
- the LOC130807047 gene encoding E3 ubiquitin-protein ligase SDIR1 isoform X1 has translation MNRGNSNRDGLLRWDQRYNSQYNQRNGAPLGYRSFEERPPILRPSSLTSVPLDPLPATRIIVVGNNTGHGVSPMFPLHSQPQLIPRFIDQESTRVPTQTDNSKLTKDEQEMALKKLKKEIYNPMPKILARRVSLYYRDLNKGVNTKAFDKHNDEDRKSCTVCLEDFNPREEVMLTPCNHMFHEECIVPWVKDNGLCPVCRATFYERRQNDLDSSNNTRVVQLRPVGQPVQFHDDLFSLIRVMDEFIPWGL, from the exons ATGAACAGGGGTAATAGTAATAGAGATGGGCTACTCAGATGGGATCAACGTTACAATTCTCAATAT AACCAAAGAAATGGTGCACCACTTGGATATAGGTCGTTTGAGGAAAGACCACCTATCTTACGACCCTCGAGTTTGACAAG TGTTCCCTTGGATCCTCTTCCAGCAACTCGAATCATCGTTGTTGGCAACAACACGGGGCATGGAGTGAGCCCTATGTTTCCCTTACATTCACAACCGCAACTGATACCTAGATTCATTGATCAAGAAAGCACCCGTGTACCTACACAAACGGATAACTCAAAGCTAACGAAAGATGAACAAGAAATGGCCTTAAAGAAACTCAAGAAGGAAATCTACAATCCTATGCCTAAGATCCTTGCAAGAAGAGTGAGCCTATACTATAGAGACCTTAACAAAGGAGTTAATACAAAGGCGTTTGATAAGCACAACGATGAAGATCGAAAAAGTTGTACGGTTTGTTTAGAGGATTTTAACCCTAGAGAAGAAGTAATGCTTACACCTTGCAATCATATGTTTCATGAAGAATGCATTGTACCTTGGGTGAAGGATAATGGATTGTGTCCGGTTTGTAGGGCTACATTTTATGAAAGAAGACAAAATGACTTAGATTCAAGCAACAACACGCGGGTTGTTCAACTTCGACCTGTTGGTCAGCCTGTTCAGTTTCATGATGATTTGTTTTCTCTTATTCGGGTTATGGATGAATTTATTCCTTGGGGACTTTAG